The following proteins are co-located in the Festucalex cinctus isolate MCC-2025b chromosome 15, RoL_Fcin_1.0, whole genome shotgun sequence genome:
- the tmem38b gene encoding trimeric intracellular cation channel type B isoform X1 has translation MMDSLDELSHGLANLSMFPFFDMAHYVVSVMALREQPGALEVSRASPLACWFSSMLYCFGGAVLSGIMLAEPPVAPLSNGTGILLASLLWYLVFYCPLDLVYGCAARPPLRFVLSGMKEVTRTWKVLGGVTQAHSKYKDGLLVMIAIGWARGAGGGLISNFEQLVRGVWKPETNELLKMSYPTKVTLIGAVLFALQQTDYLPLHTHHLMLIYTTFTVVNKTRMMLTGSAASPFAPIESVLHKTLFAGFSPYAALTATEPCEPPANGTSLQTKDESAKKSD, from the exons ATGATGGATTCCTTGGACGAGCTGTCGCACGGACTGGCCAACTTGTCCATGTTTCCCTTCTTTGACATGGCGCACTACGTCGTGTCCGTCATGGCTCTGAGGGAGCAGCCAG GAGCTCTGGAGGTTTCCCGCGCGAGCCCGTTGGCCTGCTGGTTTAGCTCCATGCTGTACTGCTTTGGCGGTGCCGTGCTGTCCGGCATCATGCTGGCCGAACCGCCCGTGGCGCCGCTGTCCAACGGCACCGGCATCCTGCTCGCCTCGCTCCTCTG GTACCTGGTGTTCTACTGCCCCCTGGATCTGGTGTACGGCTGTGCGGCGCGGCCCCCTTTGCGCTTCGTTCTGTCAGGAATGAAAGAAGTGACGCGCACGTGGAAGGTGCTGGGCGGCGTGACACAGGCGCACAGCAAGTACAAGGACGGACTGCTTGTCATGATCGCCATCGGCTGGGCCAGAG GAGCTGGAGGAGGTCTGATTAGTAACTTTGAGCAGCTTGTCCGCGGCGTGTGGAAACCAGAAACCAACGAGCTTCTCAAAATGTCCTA TCCAACCAAGGTGACCCTAATTGGGGCGGTGCTGTTCGCTCTGCAGCAGACTGACTACCTGCCTCTCCACACGCACCACCTGATGCTCATCTACaccacattcactgtggtcaacaAG ACGAGGATGATGCTGACGGGCTCGGCGGCGTCACCCTTCGCCCCCATCGAGTCGGTGCTCCACAAGACGCTCTTCGCCGGCTTCTCCCCGTACGCCGCCCTCACGGCCACAGAGCCATGCGAGCCTCCCGCCAACGGGACGAGCCTCCAGACCAAAGACGAGTCGGCGAAGAAGAGCGACTGA
- the tmem38b gene encoding trimeric intracellular cation channel type B isoform X2, whose amino-acid sequence MLYCFGGAVLSGIMLAEPPVAPLSNGTGILLASLLWYLVFYCPLDLVYGCAARPPLRFVLSGMKEVTRTWKVLGGVTQAHSKYKDGLLVMIAIGWARGAGGGLISNFEQLVRGVWKPETNELLKMSYPTKVTLIGAVLFALQQTDYLPLHTHHLMLIYTTFTVVNKTRMMLTGSAASPFAPIESVLHKTLFAGFSPYAALTATEPCEPPANGTSLQTKDESAKKSD is encoded by the exons ATGCTGTACTGCTTTGGCGGTGCCGTGCTGTCCGGCATCATGCTGGCCGAACCGCCCGTGGCGCCGCTGTCCAACGGCACCGGCATCCTGCTCGCCTCGCTCCTCTG GTACCTGGTGTTCTACTGCCCCCTGGATCTGGTGTACGGCTGTGCGGCGCGGCCCCCTTTGCGCTTCGTTCTGTCAGGAATGAAAGAAGTGACGCGCACGTGGAAGGTGCTGGGCGGCGTGACACAGGCGCACAGCAAGTACAAGGACGGACTGCTTGTCATGATCGCCATCGGCTGGGCCAGAG GAGCTGGAGGAGGTCTGATTAGTAACTTTGAGCAGCTTGTCCGCGGCGTGTGGAAACCAGAAACCAACGAGCTTCTCAAAATGTCCTA TCCAACCAAGGTGACCCTAATTGGGGCGGTGCTGTTCGCTCTGCAGCAGACTGACTACCTGCCTCTCCACACGCACCACCTGATGCTCATCTACaccacattcactgtggtcaacaAG ACGAGGATGATGCTGACGGGCTCGGCGGCGTCACCCTTCGCCCCCATCGAGTCGGTGCTCCACAAGACGCTCTTCGCCGGCTTCTCCCCGTACGCCGCCCTCACGGCCACAGAGCCATGCGAGCCTCCCGCCAACGGGACGAGCCTCCAGACCAAAGACGAGTCGGCGAAGAAGAGCGACTGA